The following proteins come from a genomic window of Nocardiopsis sp. YSL2:
- a CDS encoding aminoglycoside phosphotransferase family protein: MPDALAASVTGFFGPEWARDLPALAARQCDRWGLRPSGAVAHGMVALVVPVERADGSTAVLKLQPVDDETAGEPIALAAWAGDGAVGLLDHDPATGAMLLEALSPGRDLSRVEITAALTVIGTLLARLTACPAPAGLRGLGAVTLDLAERADGIVAAGPCSEPDRWLLADLAARAREIAAEPGDRLLHWDLHYGNVLAPVPGTGREPWLAIDPKPLAGDPAFDLEPALDNRWDEAVATGDVRRATRFRFDLLTEVAGLERERARAWTLVRVLQKCVWAIEGGADRLPAVHAAIAGALSR; encoded by the coding sequence GTGCCCGACGCGCTCGCCGCCTCCGTGACCGGGTTCTTCGGCCCCGAGTGGGCACGGGACCTGCCCGCACTGGCCGCGCGGCAGTGCGACCGGTGGGGGCTGCGGCCCAGCGGCGCCGTCGCGCACGGCATGGTGGCGCTGGTCGTTCCGGTCGAACGCGCCGACGGCTCAACGGCCGTGCTCAAGCTCCAGCCGGTGGACGACGAGACCGCGGGCGAGCCGATCGCGCTCGCCGCGTGGGCGGGCGACGGCGCCGTGGGGCTCCTGGACCACGATCCGGCCACCGGAGCGATGCTGCTGGAGGCCCTCTCCCCCGGGCGGGACCTGTCCCGGGTGGAGATCACCGCGGCGCTGACGGTGATCGGCACCCTGCTGGCCCGGTTGACCGCCTGTCCGGCGCCCGCCGGGCTGCGGGGACTGGGCGCGGTGACCCTGGACCTGGCGGAGCGGGCCGACGGCATCGTGGCCGCGGGTCCGTGCTCGGAGCCCGACCGTTGGCTGCTGGCGGATCTGGCGGCGCGGGCGCGCGAGATCGCGGCCGAGCCGGGTGACCGGCTGCTGCACTGGGATCTGCACTATGGGAACGTCCTGGCCCCGGTGCCCGGCACCGGGCGCGAACCGTGGCTGGCCATCGATCCCAAGCCGCTGGCGGGCGATCCCGCGTTCGATCTGGAGCCCGCGCTGGACAACCGCTGGGACGAGGCCGTGGCCACGGGTGACGTCCGGCGCGCGACCCGGTTCCGCTTCGACCTGCTGACGGAGGTCGCCGGCCTGGAGCGCGAGCGGGCGCGGGCCTGGACCCTGGTGCGGGTGCTCCAGAAGTGCGTGTGGGCGATCGAGGGCGGCGCGGATCGACTGCCGGCCGTGCACGCCGCCATCGCCGGTGCGCTGAGCCGGTAG
- a CDS encoding cytochrome P450, protein MPWPDTLRPDSLRVDARLRLARGASWMAAQRGDHPSRLLHWPWRENPYPTYARLRGQGPLVTSTLGFRSANSHAAVREILRSRDFGAEPPEGFSSPSQFRVVALSFLQMDPPEHTRLRALARPAFTPRRMRAYRPEIEKITGELLDRALARGGFDLMADFAQKLPIAIISRLLGVPERDDAEFVRIGTLIGGALDGAHSARHVRQIQGASAELDAMFERLMAERRRDPREDVISALTAHADGGRMTAAELRDMCRLLLLAGFETTVNLIGNGMLALLRHRDQWERLVADPELAGGAVEEVLRFDSPVQLTGRWAHTDTEVEGVPVRRGGQVMALIGSANRDPAHFTDPDRFDITRTAAGDHLAFSGGEHYCLGAPLARLEGQIALRALAERAPGLRPTAMPTRRRTLTVRSLSAFPVTTGSR, encoded by the coding sequence ATGCCTTGGCCCGACACCCTTCGGCCGGACTCACTGCGCGTCGACGCCCGGCTGCGCCTGGCCCGGGGTGCCTCCTGGATGGCGGCCCAGCGGGGGGACCACCCCAGCCGCCTCCTGCACTGGCCCTGGAGGGAGAACCCCTACCCCACCTACGCCCGCCTGCGTGGCCAGGGCCCGCTCGTCACCAGCACCCTGGGGTTCCGGAGCGCGAACTCCCACGCCGCGGTGCGCGAGATCCTGCGCAGCCGCGACTTCGGTGCCGAGCCGCCCGAGGGCTTCAGCTCTCCCTCCCAGTTCCGCGTGGTGGCGCTGTCCTTCCTGCAGATGGACCCGCCCGAGCACACGCGGCTGCGCGCGCTGGCCCGGCCGGCGTTCACTCCGCGCAGGATGCGCGCGTACCGCCCCGAGATCGAGAAGATCACCGGTGAGCTGCTGGACCGGGCGCTGGCGCGGGGCGGGTTCGACCTCATGGCCGACTTCGCCCAGAAGCTGCCGATCGCGATCATCAGTCGGCTGTTGGGCGTCCCCGAACGCGATGACGCGGAGTTCGTGCGGATCGGCACCCTCATCGGGGGCGCACTCGACGGCGCCCATTCGGCGCGTCACGTGCGACAGATCCAGGGCGCCTCGGCAGAATTGGACGCGATGTTCGAGCGGCTCATGGCCGAGCGGCGCCGGGATCCGAGGGAGGACGTGATCTCGGCTCTGACGGCCCACGCGGACGGGGGCCGGATGACGGCCGCCGAACTGCGGGACATGTGCCGCCTGTTGCTGTTGGCCGGCTTCGAGACCACGGTGAACCTGATCGGGAACGGAATGCTGGCGCTGCTGCGCCACCGGGACCAGTGGGAGCGCCTGGTGGCCGACCCGGAGCTGGCGGGTGGCGCGGTGGAGGAGGTCCTGCGGTTCGACTCGCCCGTGCAGCTGACCGGCCGCTGGGCGCACACCGACACCGAGGTGGAGGGTGTGCCGGTCCGGCGCGGCGGTCAGGTGATGGCGTTGATCGGGTCGGCGAACCGCGACCCGGCCCACTTCACCGACCCGGACCGCTTCGACATCACCCGGACCGCCGCCGGTGACCACCTGGCCTTCTCCGGCGGCGAACACTACTGCCTGGGTGCGCCCCTGGCCAGGCTGGAGGGGCAGATCGCACTGCGGGCCCTGGCCGAGCGCGCGCCGGGGCTGCGGCCCACCGCGATGCCCACGCGCCGACGCACGCTCACCGTGCGCTCGCTGTCGGCGTTCCCCGTCACGACCGGTTCCCGGTAG
- a CDS encoding endo-1,4-beta-xylanase: MAVAGCTAIMCATALLAFTGPWADGGPPTGSGDLPVLARANGVDLGVAVAVDPLLGDGGYRDVVGGHYTSVTAENTMKWDHVQPERGVFDWSGPDAMVDFAEAHGMNARGHTLLWHNQQPEWLSRGEWTSAELRGVLREHMEALMGRYQGRIGAWDVINEPFEDGEPFLRENLWHQVLGEDYIAEALRMAHEVDPGARLYINEFNIEGGGAKTDALYALAADLLDRGVPLHGIGFQGHFVHGQVPGNLAETMNRFTDLGLEVTVTELDVRIAEPVSEQAVRDQREEFRHVVAACLEVPDCRGVTVWGVSDAHSWIPEWFPGYDAATPFDEDYSPKPALWGMVDALSREPSGRSAGRTPRGRRRERTPAP, translated from the coding sequence ATGGCCGTTGCCGGATGTACCGCGATCATGTGCGCGACGGCGCTGCTGGCGTTCACAGGGCCCTGGGCCGACGGCGGCCCGCCGACAGGCAGCGGGGACCTGCCCGTGCTGGCGCGGGCCAACGGAGTGGACCTGGGGGTGGCGGTGGCCGTCGACCCCCTGCTGGGCGACGGCGGCTACCGGGACGTGGTCGGCGGGCACTACACGTCGGTGACGGCCGAGAACACCATGAAGTGGGACCACGTCCAGCCCGAGCGGGGCGTGTTCGACTGGAGCGGCCCGGACGCGATGGTCGACTTCGCCGAGGCCCACGGCATGAACGCGCGCGGACACACCCTGCTGTGGCACAACCAGCAGCCCGAGTGGCTGTCGCGGGGCGAGTGGACCTCCGCCGAGCTGCGCGGGGTCCTGCGCGAGCACATGGAAGCGCTCATGGGGCGCTACCAGGGCCGGATCGGGGCGTGGGACGTGATCAACGAACCGTTCGAGGACGGTGAGCCGTTCCTGCGCGAGAACCTGTGGCACCAGGTGCTGGGCGAGGACTACATCGCCGAGGCGCTGCGGATGGCGCACGAGGTCGACCCCGGGGCGCGGCTCTACATCAACGAGTTCAACATCGAGGGCGGCGGCGCCAAGACCGACGCACTCTACGCACTGGCCGCCGACCTGCTGGACCGGGGGGTGCCACTGCACGGCATCGGTTTCCAGGGGCACTTCGTGCACGGCCAGGTCCCCGGGAACCTGGCCGAGACGATGAACCGCTTCACTGATCTGGGCCTGGAGGTGACCGTCACGGAACTGGACGTGCGCATCGCCGAACCGGTGTCGGAGCAGGCGGTCCGGGACCAGCGGGAGGAGTTCCGCCACGTGGTGGCGGCGTGCCTGGAGGTGCCCGACTGCCGAGGTGTGACCGTGTGGGGCGTCAGCGACGCCCACTCCTGGATCCCGGAGTGGTTCCCCGGGTACGACGCGGCCACGCCCTTCGATGAGGACTACTCCCCCAAACCGGCCCTGTGGGGCATGGTGGACGCGCTCTCCCGGGAGCCCTCCGGCCGCTCGGCGGGACGGACTCCCCGGGGTCGGCGGCGCGAACGCACGCCCGCCCCCTGA
- a CDS encoding CBM35 domain-containing protein → MHPPLKRTLARLSALTLLAGVIAAGPASPASAADLTLTVDVGQVVRPATQVAAGGLYGVGSDSQPTTDMLLPLNPTSFTQPPPGTTHLGNGATEPCCDALDVGHNITRAGAQQFIRLPDIYPTFPYEWQGWGDWEQKVTTMVNDRLAATDTTNIHGWELWNEPDWTWDTQAAGSFSDGWTRTYNLVRSLDPVTPIVGPSPSVYRHDDMLDFMTHARDTDTLPDVIVWHELDDMNWDSFDDHVADYRAIEQQLGVSPRPIAINEYNSFNQMDVPSVALHWMSVFERHGAREAHRAYWFEAGTFDGLFTLDNEPTASYWLYRWYGEMTGNIVATTPQSWLDGVASYDSSRQIVNVAFGGDWGDNTVDVTGLDSFGSSVDVRLLSTPGSGRHTHVAEPTVVREETMPVSGGRISVPVNGMDAEGAYRLLVTPAGGPASSWQQVYEAENATVVNAQTRSSGEASNGYYVGGIDGDADMRSDSFVDFTVNVPEARGYTMTIDYANGTGATSTHGLAYNGSDWSTVSYPPTAGWGQFATTSVTVDLQAGYNVIRLAKGSPHFEGGTGYAEIDSITLS, encoded by the coding sequence TTGCACCCCCCGTTGAAACGGACGCTCGCGCGTCTGTCCGCCCTCACTCTGCTCGCCGGTGTCATCGCCGCGGGGCCCGCCTCCCCCGCGAGCGCCGCCGACCTGACCCTCACCGTCGACGTCGGGCAGGTCGTGCGCCCGGCGACGCAGGTCGCCGCCGGCGGCCTCTACGGAGTCGGCTCCGACTCCCAGCCGACCACGGACATGCTGCTGCCGCTGAACCCGACCAGCTTCACCCAGCCCCCGCCCGGCACCACCCACCTGGGCAACGGCGCCACCGAACCGTGCTGCGACGCGCTCGACGTGGGGCACAACATCACCAGGGCCGGTGCCCAGCAGTTCATCCGACTGCCCGACATCTATCCCACCTTCCCCTACGAGTGGCAGGGGTGGGGTGACTGGGAGCAGAAGGTCACGACCATGGTCAACGACCGCCTGGCCGCGACCGACACGACCAACATCCACGGCTGGGAGCTGTGGAACGAGCCCGACTGGACGTGGGACACCCAGGCGGCCGGCTCCTTCAGCGACGGCTGGACCCGCACCTACAACCTGGTGCGGTCCCTGGACCCGGTCACTCCGATCGTCGGACCGAGCCCGTCGGTCTACCGGCACGACGACATGCTCGACTTCATGACCCACGCCCGCGACACCGACACCCTGCCGGACGTGATCGTGTGGCACGAACTCGACGACATGAACTGGGACTCCTTCGACGACCACGTCGCCGACTACCGCGCCATCGAGCAGCAGCTCGGCGTCTCGCCGCGCCCGATCGCCATCAACGAGTACAACAGCTTCAACCAGATGGACGTCCCGAGCGTGGCCCTGCACTGGATGAGCGTGTTCGAGCGCCACGGCGCGCGTGAGGCGCACCGCGCCTACTGGTTCGAGGCCGGCACCTTCGACGGCCTGTTCACCCTGGACAACGAGCCGACCGCGTCGTACTGGCTCTACCGCTGGTACGGGGAGATGACCGGCAACATCGTGGCCACGACCCCGCAGAGCTGGCTGGACGGTGTGGCCTCCTACGACTCCAGCCGCCAGATCGTCAACGTCGCCTTCGGCGGCGACTGGGGCGACAACACCGTCGACGTCACCGGCCTGGACTCGTTCGGTTCGTCGGTCGACGTGCGGCTCCTGTCCACCCCCGGATCGGGTCGCCACACCCACGTCGCCGAGCCCACCGTCGTGCGCGAGGAGACCATGCCCGTCTCCGGCGGCCGGATCTCGGTTCCCGTCAACGGTATGGACGCCGAGGGCGCCTACCGGCTCCTGGTCACCCCGGCGGGCGGGCCGGCCAGCTCCTGGCAGCAGGTGTACGAGGCGGAGAACGCCACGGTCGTCAACGCGCAGACCCGGTCCTCCGGCGAGGCGTCGAACGGCTACTACGTCGGCGGGATCGACGGGGACGCCGACATGCGCTCGGACTCCTTCGTGGACTTCACCGTCAACGTGCCCGAGGCGCGCGGCTACACGATGACCATCGACTACGCCAACGGCACCGGGGCGACCTCCACGCACGGTCTGGCCTACAACGGCAGCGACTGGTCCACGGTCTCCTACCCGCCGACCGCCGGGTGGGGACAGTTCGCGACGACGAGCGTGACCGTCGACCTCCAGGCCGGATACAACGTGATCCGGCTGGCCAAGGGCTCACCCCACTTCGAGGGCGGTACCGGCTACGCCGAGATCGACAGCATCACCCTGTCCTGA
- a CDS encoding SDR family oxidoreductase, with protein sequence MNAIDYRAQTVLITGASSGLGAEFARQVAARGADVVLVARRLDRLDALAGELTEKHGTKATAIPMDLAAPRAGAALERALAARGTEVTSVINNAGFATYGPFHEEDPERLAAEIALDVTSVVDISRTFIEGLRERGDGFLLNVASMAAYQAAPALAVYGAAKAFVLNFTEALWYEARGTGLRVLALSPGATRTEFFEVAGDGADGGMRRMEAADVVRTALAALDRRNPPPSVIAGLSNRLTSLLTRAVSRRWTTMALGAMMSRPRVAR encoded by the coding sequence ATGAACGCCATTGACTACCGCGCACAGACCGTCCTCATCACCGGGGCGAGCTCGGGGCTGGGCGCAGAGTTCGCCCGCCAGGTCGCCGCGCGCGGCGCCGACGTGGTGCTCGTCGCGCGCCGCCTCGACCGGCTCGACGCGCTCGCGGGCGAGCTCACCGAGAAGCACGGGACCAAGGCCACCGCGATCCCCATGGACCTGGCCGCGCCCAGGGCAGGAGCCGCCCTCGAACGCGCCCTCGCCGCACGGGGCACCGAGGTCACGAGTGTCATCAACAACGCGGGATTCGCCACCTACGGGCCCTTCCACGAGGAGGACCCCGAACGCCTGGCCGCCGAGATCGCGCTGGACGTCACGAGCGTCGTCGACATCAGCCGCACCTTCATCGAAGGCCTGCGCGAACGCGGTGACGGCTTCCTGCTCAACGTCGCCAGCATGGCGGCCTACCAGGCCGCCCCCGCGCTGGCCGTCTACGGCGCGGCCAAGGCGTTCGTCCTGAACTTCACCGAGGCGCTGTGGTACGAGGCGCGCGGCACCGGCCTGCGCGTGCTCGCCCTGTCGCCCGGGGCCACCCGGACCGAGTTCTTCGAGGTCGCCGGAGACGGCGCCGACGGCGGGATGCGCAGGATGGAGGCCGCGGACGTGGTCAGGACGGCCCTGGCCGCGCTCGACCGGAGGAACCCCCCGCCCAGCGTGATCGCAGGCCTGTCCAACCGGCTCACCTCCCTGCTCACGCGGGCGGTCAGCCGCCGGTGGACCACCATGGCCCTGGGGGCGATGATGAGCCGCCCGCGCGTGGCCCGGTGA
- a CDS encoding DUF397 domain-containing protein, whose amino-acid sequence MTDWHTSTYSGNTGACVEVKEDWVTGVRDSQNRDLGQLSFDSQEWSALLDAVRASA is encoded by the coding sequence GTGACGGACTGGCACACATCGACCTACAGCGGAAACACAGGAGCCTGTGTCGAAGTCAAGGAAGACTGGGTCACTGGTGTTCGGGACTCCCAGAACAGGGACCTGGGCCAGCTCTCCTTCGACTCCCAGGAATGGTCAGCCCTACTCGACGCGGTACGCGCCTCCGCCTGA
- a CDS encoding carboxymuconolactone decarboxylase family protein has product MQPRIDPFGSELSTKVMKHFVAASRVLSESTVPRATRELVRLRASQINGCGYCTDMHFKDAVHAGEDPVRLNLVAAWREAAVFTGAERAALELTEEGTRIADAAGGVSDKVWENAARHYDEEELAALVAGIALINAFNRLNVMIQNPAGDHRPGRFA; this is encoded by the coding sequence ATGCAGCCCCGTATCGACCCCTTCGGCAGCGAGCTCTCGACCAAGGTCATGAAGCACTTCGTGGCGGCGAGCCGGGTCCTCTCCGAGTCGACCGTCCCCCGCGCGACCCGGGAACTCGTGCGGCTGCGGGCCAGCCAGATCAACGGCTGCGGTTACTGCACCGACATGCACTTCAAGGACGCCGTCCACGCCGGAGAGGACCCCGTGCGTCTCAACCTGGTCGCCGCCTGGCGCGAGGCCGCGGTCTTCACCGGGGCCGAGCGCGCCGCCCTGGAACTGACCGAGGAGGGCACCCGCATCGCCGATGCCGCCGGCGGAGTCAGCGACAAGGTCTGGGAGAACGCCGCCAGGCACTACGACGAGGAGGAACTGGCCGCCCTGGTCGCCGGTATCGCCCTCATCAACGCCTTCAACCGCCTCAACGTCATGATCCAGAACCCGGCCGGCGACCACCGGCCCGGCCGGTTCGCCTGA
- a CDS encoding serine/threonine-protein kinase → MRTLAPLESADPERIGRYRLINRLGSGGMGQVFLGRSAGGRAVAIKRIHPHMAADASFRERFAREVTAARQVSGAFTAPVIDAGPDDEVPWLVTSYVPSLPLDEALRAHGPLPEASVHVLAAGLAEALAEIHRVGLIHRDLKPGNVLLSEDGPRVIDFGIARATDGTAATQSVIGTPGFMSPEQVQGEALGPASDLFAYGAVLAFAATGTGPFGEGSMPTMVMRIISREPDLSAVPESLRHLVAACLSKDASGRPSPGEILDYLGDVPAGTAWLPPAVMRGVQEQVAKVNRALAGSAHDPQATGGHRRTEVLGAGGAAALGGAAGAAAAGALGDDQATRVAPADGPHAQGAGDHGATSVMGAQGHQPTAEGQGYRPTAQFPATQQQPGTPPTAQYGQGQYGQSQAQYGQSQGQYGQGRYGQQARPADDDPYAGLYGERRGGADTAGYRQQEQQRRMQAEQARAQQQAEEQRRRAEQQRQMEEQRRRQEAERVHRERLRAEQEATRRAQAQARQADQPGVWGFVKLLPLLILPLVQIPLGYGASLAWEWFTTQTQVWNGSAFAFEPLSMTGFWSATMLGYFLFNNLVSLEFLVRSLRTAFVTGAVLALGVIAATNFLLYGFGFWG, encoded by the coding sequence TTGAGGACGTTGGCTCCCTTGGAGAGCGCGGATCCGGAGAGGATCGGCCGGTACCGGCTGATCAACCGCCTGGGATCCGGTGGCATGGGCCAGGTGTTCCTGGGGCGTTCGGCCGGGGGGAGAGCGGTCGCGATCAAGCGCATCCACCCGCACATGGCCGCCGACGCCTCCTTCCGTGAGCGCTTCGCCCGCGAGGTGACGGCGGCCCGCCAGGTCAGCGGCGCCTTCACCGCCCCCGTCATCGACGCCGGACCCGATGACGAGGTGCCCTGGCTGGTCACCTCCTACGTCCCCTCGCTGCCGCTGGACGAGGCGCTCCGGGCCCACGGTCCGCTGCCCGAGGCCAGCGTGCACGTGCTCGCGGCCGGGCTGGCCGAGGCGCTCGCCGAGATCCACCGGGTCGGGCTGATCCACCGCGACCTCAAGCCCGGCAACGTCCTGTTGTCCGAGGACGGCCCACGGGTCATCGACTTCGGCATCGCCCGCGCCACCGACGGCACGGCGGCCACGCAGTCGGTCATCGGCACCCCGGGCTTCATGAGCCCCGAACAGGTCCAGGGCGAGGCGCTCGGCCCCGCCAGCGACCTGTTCGCCTACGGCGCCGTCCTGGCCTTCGCCGCCACCGGCACGGGCCCCTTCGGCGAGGGCAGCATGCCCACGATGGTCATGCGCATCATCAGCCGCGAGCCGGACCTGTCCGCCGTCCCGGAGTCCCTGCGCCACCTGGTGGCGGCGTGCCTGTCCAAGGACGCCTCCGGGCGGCCGAGCCCGGGCGAGATCCTCGACTACCTCGGTGACGTGCCCGCCGGTACCGCCTGGCTCCCCCCGGCGGTGATGAGGGGTGTGCAGGAGCAGGTCGCCAAGGTCAACCGGGCGCTGGCGGGCTCGGCGCACGACCCCCAGGCCACCGGCGGGCACCGCCGCACCGAGGTCCTGGGCGCGGGCGGCGCGGCCGCGCTGGGCGGGGCGGCGGGCGCCGCCGCCGCGGGCGCGCTCGGTGACGACCAGGCCACCCGGGTCGCTCCGGCGGACGGGCCGCACGCCCAGGGCGCGGGCGACCACGGCGCCACGTCGGTCATGGGTGCCCAGGGGCACCAGCCGACCGCCGAGGGGCAGGGATACCGGCCCACCGCACAGTTCCCCGCCACGCAGCAGCAGCCGGGGACACCGCCCACGGCCCAGTACGGGCAGGGGCAGTACGGCCAGAGCCAGGCCCAGTACGGCCAGAGCCAGGGGCAGTACGGGCAGGGCCGGTACGGGCAGCAGGCCCGTCCCGCCGACGACGACCCCTACGCCGGACTGTACGGCGAGCGCCGCGGCGGCGCCGACACCGCCGGGTACCGGCAGCAGGAGCAGCAGCGCCGGATGCAGGCCGAGCAGGCGCGGGCCCAGCAGCAAGCCGAGGAGCAGCGGCGCCGGGCCGAACAGCAGCGGCAGATGGAGGAGCAGCGCCGCCGCCAGGAGGCCGAGCGCGTGCACCGCGAGCGCCTGCGCGCGGAACAGGAGGCCACGCGCCGGGCCCAGGCCCAGGCGCGCCAGGCGGACCAGCCGGGGGTGTGGGGCTTCGTCAAGCTCCTGCCGCTGCTGATCCTGCCGCTGGTCCAGATCCCGCTGGGCTACGGCGCCTCGCTCGCCTGGGAGTGGTTCACCACCCAGACCCAGGTGTGGAACGGATCGGCCTTCGCCTTCGAGCCCTTGAGCATGACCGGGTTCTGGAGCGCGACGATGCTCGGGTACTTCCTGTTCAACAACCTGGTGTCGCTGGAGTTCCTGGTGCGGTCGCTGCGCACGGCGTTCGTCACCGGCGCGGTGCTGGCCTTGGGCGTCATCGCCGCCACGAACTTCCTGCTCTACGGGTTCGGCTTCTGGGGCTGA
- a CDS encoding TetR/AcrR family transcriptional regulator, with protein MKPGETNTERLWTRSRRAAYAEITEIAMGLFLSKGFEDTTIDDIARASGISRRSFFRYFGTKEDIVLGDLTQEGEDARRALEERPGSEPPWTALRHVLLDIAAGSRDLDRMLKVTKMMHETPSLRSRCIEKHLGWQAQMTPELRRRLAREHADGPWLDVRAQSLVACAIACLDVAGEAWARADGAVPLCELLEAAFDAVGDTREP; from the coding sequence GTGAAACCAGGAGAGACGAACACCGAGCGCCTCTGGACGCGGTCCCGCCGCGCGGCCTACGCGGAGATCACCGAGATCGCGATGGGCCTGTTCCTGAGCAAGGGCTTCGAGGACACGACGATCGACGACATCGCCCGCGCCTCCGGCATCTCACGGCGGTCGTTCTTCCGGTACTTCGGTACCAAGGAGGACATCGTGCTCGGCGACCTCACACAGGAGGGTGAGGACGCCAGGCGCGCACTGGAGGAGCGCCCGGGCTCCGAGCCCCCGTGGACCGCCCTGCGCCACGTCCTGCTGGACATCGCCGCCGGGTCCCGCGACCTCGACCGCATGCTCAAGGTCACGAAGATGATGCACGAGACCCCCTCGCTCAGGTCCCGGTGCATCGAGAAGCACCTCGGGTGGCAGGCCCAGATGACCCCCGAACTGCGGCGCCGACTCGCTCGGGAACACGCCGACGGGCCGTGGCTGGACGTGCGCGCCCAGTCCCTGGTCGCGTGCGCCATCGCCTGCCTGGACGTGGCCGGAGAGGCGTGGGCCCGCGCGGACGGGGCCGTGCCCCTGTGCGAGCTGTTGGAGGCGGCCTTCGACGCGGTCGGTGACACGCGTGAGCCGTGA